One region of Alosa sapidissima isolate fAloSap1 chromosome 1, fAloSap1.pri, whole genome shotgun sequence genomic DNA includes:
- the camk2n1a gene encoding calcium/calmodulin-dependent protein kinase II inhibitor 1a: protein MSEVLPYSEGKMSGYGTDNDVSQMSFSCGLQDTNSFFGASQAKRPPKLGQIGRAKRVVIEDDRIDEVLKGMTDKSSPGV from the exons ATGTCCGAAGTACTGCCATACAGCGAGGGGAAAATGAGCGGCTATGGAACGGACAACGATGTCAGTCAGATGTCTTTCAGCTGCGGGCTGCAAGACACCAACTCTTTTTTCGGGGCGTCACAGGCTAAAAGACCCCCTAAATTGGGCCAGATTGGCAGGGCAAAGCGAG TTGTCATTGAAGACGACCGAATAGACGAAGTTCTGAAGGGAATGACAGACAAATCATCACCCGGCGTTTAA